A genomic window from Chitinophaga pollutisoli includes:
- a CDS encoding B12-binding domain-containing radical SAM protein: MSAPVFLITPPFTQLNTPYPATAYLKGFLNTRGIPSVQADLGIEATVALFSKSGLTSLFARIPAGAELSANAARIIALQDDYIHTIDDVVSFLQGHNPTLSHRICKRDFLPEASRFSQLEDLAWAFGSMGTQDKAKHFATMYLEDLSDLIQETVDEHFGFSRYAEKLGRSANSFDALYEALHQPFTYIDEILLQLLEERMKTIQPCMVAISVPFPGNLYASLRCGQYIKKHYPQVKIAMGGGFANTELRSVSDPRVFEFYDYILLDDGEAPIENLYRHINGELPESDLKRAFLLKNGKVEFINNASCKDYRQGQVGTPDYSDFHLDKYISAIEVVNPMHRMWSDGRWNKLTMAHGCYWGKCTFCDISLDYIRLYEPIAASLLADRMEEIIAQTGETGFHFVDEAAPPALMRSLALEIIKRKLTVSWWTNIRFEKSFTRDLCLLLKASGCIAVSGGLEVASDRLLELIQKGITVAQVAQVNRNFTEAGIMVHAYLMYGFPTQTAQETVDSLEMVRQMFKTGILQSAFWHLFTMTAHSPVGMAPEKYKVKRMTETVGAFANNDLEHIDDSGAEHEDFAFGLKKSLFNFMHGVCLDDPLQNWFEMKIPRTKIPPDYIEKALMEDALGARKPTAKVVWLGKKPQVQTLTKSKKGNTWEVTSLTFQTRKEPLSISVGKEEGIWLAGMLEKLSVQQSPLTLKDVEDHYTAAGLEDFELFWDNKPVNTLYKAGLLQL, from the coding sequence TTGAGCGCACCCGTATTTCTTATCACGCCGCCTTTTACACAGCTGAACACGCCATACCCGGCTACGGCCTATCTGAAAGGTTTCCTCAATACCAGGGGCATCCCCTCCGTACAGGCCGACCTGGGCATTGAAGCAACCGTGGCATTGTTCTCCAAAAGCGGCCTGACCAGCCTTTTCGCCCGCATTCCCGCCGGCGCGGAACTGTCTGCCAACGCGGCGCGCATCATCGCCCTGCAGGATGACTATATCCATACCATCGACGACGTCGTTTCCTTCCTGCAAGGCCATAACCCCACCCTTTCGCACCGGATCTGCAAACGCGACTTCCTACCCGAAGCTTCCCGCTTCTCCCAGCTCGAAGACCTCGCCTGGGCCTTCGGCTCCATGGGCACCCAGGACAAAGCCAAGCACTTCGCCACCATGTACCTCGAAGATCTTTCCGATCTCATCCAGGAAACCGTGGACGAACACTTCGGCTTCAGCCGTTACGCCGAAAAACTCGGCCGCTCCGCCAACAGCTTCGACGCATTGTACGAAGCCCTCCATCAGCCGTTCACCTACATCGACGAAATCCTCCTCCAGCTGCTGGAAGAACGAATGAAAACCATACAACCCTGCATGGTAGCCATTTCCGTACCCTTTCCCGGCAACCTGTATGCATCGCTCCGCTGCGGACAATACATCAAAAAACATTATCCGCAGGTGAAAATAGCCATGGGCGGAGGATTCGCCAATACCGAACTGCGCTCCGTCAGCGATCCGCGCGTGTTCGAATTCTACGATTACATCCTGCTCGACGATGGCGAAGCCCCGATCGAAAACCTCTATCGCCATATCAACGGCGAACTCCCTGAAAGCGACCTGAAACGCGCCTTCCTGCTGAAAAACGGGAAAGTCGAATTCATCAACAACGCTTCCTGCAAGGATTACCGGCAAGGACAAGTAGGAACGCCCGACTACAGCGACTTCCATCTCGACAAATACATCTCCGCCATCGAAGTCGTGAACCCCATGCACCGCATGTGGAGCGACGGCCGCTGGAACAAGCTCACCATGGCCCACGGTTGTTACTGGGGCAAATGCACCTTCTGCGACATCTCCCTGGATTACATCCGCCTCTACGAGCCCATCGCCGCATCGCTGCTGGCAGACAGGATGGAAGAAATCATCGCGCAAACGGGAGAAACCGGCTTCCACTTCGTGGACGAAGCCGCGCCCCCGGCCCTGATGCGCTCGCTGGCGCTGGAAATCATCAAGAGAAAGCTCACCGTCAGCTGGTGGACCAACATCCGTTTCGAGAAAAGCTTCACACGCGACCTTTGCCTGCTGCTGAAAGCCAGCGGCTGCATCGCTGTGTCCGGCGGGCTGGAAGTAGCGTCAGACCGGTTGTTGGAACTGATACAGAAAGGCATCACCGTGGCGCAGGTGGCGCAGGTGAACCGGAACTTCACCGAAGCAGGTATCATGGTGCATGCGTACCTCATGTACGGCTTCCCTACGCAAACCGCGCAGGAAACGGTGGATTCCCTGGAAATGGTGCGCCAGATGTTCAAAACAGGTATCCTGCAATCTGCTTTCTGGCACTTGTTTACGATGACGGCGCACAGCCCGGTAGGCATGGCCCCGGAAAAATATAAAGTGAAACGGATGACGGAAACCGTCGGCGCTTTCGCCAACAACGACCTCGAACATATCGACGACTCCGGCGCGGAACATGAAGATTTCGCATTCGGGTTGAAGAAGTCGCTCTTCAATTTCATGCACGGCGTTTGCCTCGACGATCCCCTGCAGAACTGGTTCGAGATGAAAATCCCCCGCACCAAAATCCCCCCGGATTACATCGAGAAAGCCCTCATGGAAGACGCGCTCGGCGCCCGCAAACCCACGGCCAAAGTAGTATGGTTAGGCAAAAAGCCGCAGGTGCAAACGCTCACCAAATCCAAAAAAGGCAACACCTGGGAAGTGACCTCCCTCACGTTCCAGACACGCAAAGAACCCCTGAGCATCAGCGTTGGCAAAGAAGAAGGCATCTGGCTCGCCGGCATGCTGGAGAAATTGTCGGTACAGCAATCCCCGCTCACGCTCAAAGACGTGGAGGATCACTACACCGCCGCGGGACTGGAGGATTTCGAGCTGTTCTGGGACAACAAGCCCGTGAACACGCTCTATAAGGCAGGATTGTTACAGCTGTAG
- a CDS encoding DEAD/DEAH box helicase, producing MTFEELNLNKPLLNALQDLGVTTPTTIQEKAFSVVMSGQDVCGIAQTGTGKTFAYLLPCLRLWSFTKDRYPQILILVPTRELVEQVTTAVKQLTTYMTVETQGFYGGVNMKGQMAVSDGKLDVVVATPGRLVDLILSGALKMKNIKRLVIDEVDEMLNLGFRAQLTRVLDMLPVRRQNLMFSATMTPEVDAIIQDFFQNPTVIEAAPAGTPLANIRQTVYHVPNFNTKVNLLEYLLTKREEMSKVLVFASTKALADELYEKMSEHMPGAVGVIHSNKDQNFRFNSVRQFREGNYRVLIATDIMARGLDIAEVSHVINFDMPESPENYIHRIGRTGRKDAEGVALTFVTEKEKPLLEQAEALMKFEVPVAPIPEEVAISDVLIKSEIPEVIIPNVQLKQRKTESGAAFHEKLAKNKKVNVVVSHKDKMMAKYGKPKKRPKKR from the coding sequence ATGACATTCGAGGAACTTAATCTGAACAAGCCTTTGCTGAACGCCCTCCAGGACCTGGGCGTTACCACGCCTACCACCATCCAGGAGAAAGCGTTCTCCGTGGTGATGTCCGGCCAGGACGTGTGCGGCATCGCGCAAACCGGTACGGGTAAGACTTTCGCTTACCTGCTGCCTTGCCTGCGCCTGTGGTCGTTCACCAAAGACCGTTACCCCCAGATCCTCATCCTCGTGCCCACCCGCGAGCTGGTGGAGCAAGTGACCACGGCTGTGAAACAGCTGACCACTTATATGACTGTCGAAACCCAGGGTTTTTATGGCGGTGTGAATATGAAAGGGCAGATGGCCGTTTCTGACGGCAAGCTGGATGTAGTGGTAGCCACGCCGGGCCGGCTGGTAGACCTCATCCTGAGCGGCGCCCTCAAGATGAAAAACATTAAAAGGCTGGTAATCGACGAGGTCGATGAAATGCTGAACCTCGGTTTCCGCGCGCAACTGACCCGCGTGCTCGACATGCTGCCCGTTCGCCGCCAGAACCTCATGTTCTCCGCCACCATGACGCCGGAGGTAGACGCCATCATCCAGGATTTTTTCCAGAACCCCACCGTCATAGAAGCCGCGCCGGCAGGTACGCCGCTGGCCAATATCCGGCAAACGGTGTATCATGTTCCCAACTTCAATACGAAAGTCAACCTGCTCGAATATTTACTGACGAAGCGGGAAGAAATGAGCAAAGTGCTGGTATTCGCTTCCACCAAGGCGCTGGCCGACGAGTTGTACGAGAAAATGTCGGAACATATGCCCGGCGCCGTGGGGGTGATCCACTCCAATAAAGACCAGAACTTCCGTTTCAACAGTGTTCGCCAGTTCCGGGAGGGCAATTACCGTGTGCTCATCGCGACGGACATCATGGCGCGCGGGCTCGATATCGCGGAAGTGTCGCATGTCATCAACTTCGACATGCCCGAATCTCCCGAGAACTATATCCACCGTATCGGCCGTACGGGCCGTAAGGATGCGGAAGGTGTGGCGCTTACTTTCGTGACGGAAAAGGAAAAGCCGTTGCTGGAGCAGGCCGAAGCTTTAATGAAGTTCGAAGTGCCGGTGGCGCCGATTCCGGAAGAAGTGGCGATTTCGGATGTGCTCATCAAATCGGAGATCCCCGAGGTTATCATACCCAACGTTCAGCTCAAACAACGCAAAACCGAAAGCGGCGCGGCGTTTCATGAGAAACTCGCGAAGAACAAAAAGGTGAACGTGGTGGTGAGCCACAAGGATAAAATGATGGCGAAATACGGGAAACCCAAGAAGCGCCCGAAAAAGCGCTGA
- a CDS encoding YceI family protein, translating to MRKIATILFISGAAVLMSFNAPVSTAPASAAVAAPVAFKVDGSKSKIAWLAKKVTGSHNGFINISGGTLQVDGSTLTGGSFNVDTRTMTVEDIKDEKGNARLLGHLKSDDFFSVENHPDASFAITSAKKKSGNTYDITGNLTIKGISQSITFPADVVVNGDQLNAKATIKIDRTKFDIKYRSNSFFENLGDKAIYDDFTLDVELVANK from the coding sequence ATGCGTAAAATTGCCACCATCCTCTTCATCAGCGGCGCCGCCGTCCTGATGTCGTTTAACGCTCCCGTTTCCACCGCTCCGGCATCCGCCGCAGTAGCCGCTCCGGTGGCTTTTAAAGTAGACGGTTCCAAAAGCAAGATCGCCTGGCTCGCTAAGAAAGTGACCGGTTCCCATAATGGTTTCATCAATATCTCCGGCGGTACCCTGCAGGTCGACGGCAGCACGCTGACCGGCGGCTCCTTCAACGTGGATACCCGCACCATGACCGTGGAAGATATTAAAGATGAAAAAGGCAACGCACGCCTGCTCGGCCACCTGAAAAGCGACGACTTCTTCTCCGTGGAAAATCATCCTGACGCCTCTTTCGCCATCACTTCCGCGAAAAAGAAATCCGGTAACACCTACGATATCACCGGCAACCTCACCATCAAAGGTATCAGCCAGTCCATCACCTTCCCTGCTGATGTGGTGGTAAACGGTGACCAGCTGAACGCCAAAGCCACTATCAAGATCGACCGTACCAAATTCGATATCAAGTACCGCTCTAACAGCTTCTTCGAAAACCTGGGCGACAAAGCCATCTATGATGACTTCACCCTCGACGTGGAACTGGTGGCGAATAAATAG
- a CDS encoding acyl transferase, translating to MTDALAERIFREGDPLALATEVFRYQYEGNALYRAYVDALKVNPSAVQSLEQIPFLPISFFKTHRITTGTFEPEVVFESSGTTQTVNSRHEVKDTALYTRSFLDAFRRFYGPVEDFVILGLLPSYLERKNSSLVYMVEDMIRRSGRPESGFYLYEHEKLADTLLALEARHQPTLLIGVTFGLLDFAENHRMDLRHTIVMETGGMKGRHEEWTREELHAFLCERLGTGAIHAEYGMTELLSQAYSQGRGIFNCPPWMKVLVRDENDPFQLSTAAASGVINVVDLANIHSCSFIATDDIGKIHANGSFEVLGRLDRSALRGCSLMVS from the coding sequence ATGACCGACGCATTAGCAGAAAGGATTTTCAGGGAAGGGGACCCGCTGGCCCTGGCAACGGAGGTTTTCCGGTACCAATACGAAGGGAATGCCCTCTACAGGGCTTATGTGGACGCGCTGAAGGTAAACCCCTCCGCCGTCCAATCCCTGGAACAAATCCCGTTCCTCCCCATCTCGTTTTTCAAAACCCACCGCATCACCACCGGCACCTTCGAACCGGAAGTGGTCTTTGAAAGCAGCGGCACCACCCAAACGGTCAATTCCCGCCACGAAGTGAAAGACACGGCGCTCTATACACGCAGTTTCCTCGACGCCTTCCGCAGGTTTTACGGACCGGTGGAAGATTTCGTGATCCTGGGACTTCTGCCTTCCTATCTCGAACGGAAAAATTCCTCCCTCGTGTACATGGTGGAAGACATGATCCGCCGCAGCGGCCGCCCCGAAAGCGGCTTCTACCTCTACGAACACGAAAAGCTGGCCGATACCCTGCTGGCCCTCGAAGCCCGCCACCAGCCCACCCTCCTCATCGGCGTCACCTTCGGCCTCCTCGATTTCGCGGAAAACCACCGCATGGACCTCCGCCACACCATCGTCATGGAAACCGGCGGCATGAAAGGCCGCCACGAAGAATGGACCCGCGAAGAACTCCACGCCTTCCTCTGTGAACGCCTCGGCACCGGCGCCATCCACGCGGAATACGGCATGACCGAGCTGCTGTCCCAGGCCTATTCCCAGGGACGCGGCATCTTCAACTGCCCGCCCTGGATGAAGGTGCTCGTCCGCGACGAAAACGATCCCTTCCAGCTCAGCACCGCCGCCGCTTCCGGCGTCATCAATGTAGTCGACCTCGCCAACATCCACTCCTGCTCCTTCATCGCCACCGACGATATCGGCAAAATTCATGCAAACGGCAGCTTCGAAGTACTCGGCCGCCTCGACCGATCCGCCCTTCGCGGTTGCAGTCTCATGGTCAGCTAG
- a CDS encoding acyl-CoA carboxylase subunit beta, which translates to MSKIQELQSKIAEAQLGGGQVRIDSQHKKGKLTARERLKLLLDEGSFEEIGMFVHNRNRGMTTDQEQFPGDGVVTGYGTVNGRLVYVFSQDFTVYGGSLSEPHARKICRVMDLAMENGAPLIGLNDSGGARIQEGVVSLAGYADIFYRNTRASGVIPQISAIMGPCAGGAVYSPAITDFILMVENTSYMFVTGPNVVKTVTHEEVTSEALGGAQTHATKSGVTHFACANEVECIRTIRDMLSYMPQNCEETAPSVPYEAGNESRPALNNIIPDNANQPYDMKDVIAELTDADSFLEVHKDFADNIIVGFARVAGRAIGIVANQPAVLAGVLDIHASVKGARFTRFCDAFNIPLLVLVDVPGFLPGTDQEWNGIITNGAKLLFALSEATVPKITVTTRKAYGGAYCVMNSKHIGADLNFAFPQAEIAVMGPKGAVEIIYKREIDASPNPEARMNELVAEYTERFANPYLAAEKGYIDEVVVPETTRERLIKGYAMLENKVVNMPRKKHGNIPL; encoded by the coding sequence ATGAGCAAGATCCAGGAACTGCAATCCAAAATCGCCGAAGCCCAACTCGGCGGAGGACAGGTACGAATCGATTCCCAACACAAGAAAGGCAAGCTGACAGCCCGCGAAAGGCTCAAACTCCTGCTCGACGAAGGTTCCTTCGAAGAGATCGGCATGTTTGTTCATAACCGTAACCGCGGCATGACCACCGACCAGGAACAGTTTCCGGGAGACGGCGTTGTAACCGGTTATGGAACCGTCAACGGCCGCCTCGTGTATGTATTTTCCCAGGACTTTACCGTGTACGGCGGCAGCTTATCCGAGCCCCACGCCCGCAAGATCTGCCGGGTGATGGACCTCGCCATGGAAAACGGCGCGCCCCTCATCGGGCTGAACGACAGCGGCGGCGCGCGCATCCAGGAAGGTGTAGTCAGCCTCGCCGGGTACGCCGATATCTTCTACCGCAACACCCGCGCTTCCGGCGTGATCCCCCAGATCTCCGCGATCATGGGGCCCTGCGCCGGCGGAGCCGTTTACTCCCCCGCCATCACTGACTTTATCCTCATGGTCGAAAATACTTCCTACATGTTTGTGACCGGACCCAACGTGGTAAAAACGGTAACCCATGAAGAAGTGACCAGCGAAGCGCTGGGCGGCGCGCAGACGCACGCCACCAAAAGCGGCGTAACGCATTTCGCTTGCGCCAACGAAGTAGAATGCATCCGGACGATCCGCGACATGCTTTCCTACATGCCCCAGAACTGCGAAGAAACCGCGCCCTCCGTGCCTTACGAAGCGGGGAACGAAAGCCGCCCCGCCCTGAATAATATTATTCCCGATAATGCGAACCAGCCTTATGATATGAAGGACGTCATCGCCGAACTGACGGACGCCGACAGCTTTCTGGAAGTGCACAAGGATTTCGCGGACAACATCATCGTGGGCTTCGCCCGTGTGGCAGGCCGCGCTATCGGCATCGTGGCCAACCAGCCCGCCGTGCTCGCGGGTGTGCTCGATATCCACGCCTCCGTGAAAGGAGCCCGCTTCACCCGCTTCTGCGACGCCTTTAATATTCCGTTGCTCGTGCTGGTGGATGTTCCCGGCTTTTTGCCCGGCACCGACCAGGAATGGAACGGCATCATCACCAACGGCGCCAAATTGCTCTTCGCCCTCAGCGAGGCCACGGTTCCCAAGATCACCGTGACTACCCGCAAAGCTTATGGCGGCGCCTATTGCGTGATGAACTCCAAACACATCGGCGCAGACCTCAACTTCGCGTTCCCCCAGGCGGAAATCGCCGTGATGGGGCCGAAAGGCGCGGTGGAAATCATCTACAAGAGAGAAATCGACGCCTCCCCAAACCCGGAAGCCCGTATGAACGAACTGGTGGCCGAATACACCGAACGCTTCGCCAATCCCTACCTCGCCGCCGAGAAAGGATACATCGACGAAGTAGTGGTGCCCGAAACCACCCGCGAAAGGCTCATCAAAGGCTACGCCATGCTCGAAAACAAAGTGGTAAACATGCCGCGTAAAAAACACGGGAATATCCCCCTGTGA
- a CDS encoding M48 family metallopeptidase: MNALLRACRPSRLLPLLLLASSVFAQQTPAPLYKPSIVDGTRTHALMRKFERQHDTLQKNLPTEFRKDYSEIYGQRWKYIKSRFQKKEIYTPPVAQQYIDSMLNRIIAANPELKREQLHAFFSRSGTPNATYVGQGIIFFNIGLFSRLDNEQQAAFVLCHEIAHAVLKHSDKSIEKYVKNLHSSALQSQLKELKKVQYNRLSKLEDLSKGLAFDSRRHSRNNESDADSLALVYYRNSGFEPQAAVAGMLLLDDIDIDYIDMEKRLRTLFNAPQYPFQDRWLRKDAGLLGGHARLRLDSTLTDSLKTHPDCIDRANKLVAFNAFADSAEAGKPDVPYASIHPQRFDSLKKAFRFEIIEYSFAEDNYTESLYYTIAMLEEHPDDPYLIMHVARILNNCFYLQRLHRLGKKLRYPSPENAESMNTLAQFVQNLYMEEYAHIAFHYLQRYQDKLGAYPEFQSEITKSEGFIKM, translated from the coding sequence ATGAATGCACTACTGCGGGCATGCCGTCCAAGCCGGCTATTACCCCTCCTGCTGCTGGCATCTTCCGTTTTCGCCCAACAGACGCCAGCCCCCCTTTACAAGCCCTCCATCGTAGACGGCACCCGGACCCACGCCCTGATGCGCAAGTTCGAACGGCAGCACGACACCCTGCAGAAAAACCTCCCTACCGAGTTCCGGAAAGACTATTCCGAGATTTACGGCCAACGGTGGAAGTACATTAAATCCCGGTTCCAGAAGAAAGAGATTTACACCCCTCCCGTTGCGCAACAGTACATCGACAGCATGCTCAACCGCATCATCGCCGCCAATCCCGAACTGAAACGCGAGCAGCTCCACGCTTTCTTCTCCCGCTCCGGCACCCCCAACGCCACTTACGTTGGCCAGGGGATCATCTTTTTCAACATCGGGCTGTTCAGCCGCCTCGACAACGAGCAGCAGGCCGCTTTCGTGCTCTGCCATGAGATCGCCCACGCCGTGTTGAAGCACAGCGACAAATCGATCGAGAAGTACGTAAAAAACCTCCACTCCTCCGCCCTGCAGTCGCAGCTGAAAGAGCTGAAGAAAGTACAATACAACCGCCTCTCCAAACTGGAAGACCTCAGCAAGGGCCTCGCGTTCGACAGCCGCCGGCATAGCCGCAACAACGAATCCGACGCCGACTCCCTCGCCCTGGTTTACTACCGCAACAGCGGCTTCGAACCGCAGGCGGCCGTTGCCGGCATGCTCCTGCTCGATGATATCGACATCGACTACATCGACATGGAAAAACGCCTCCGCACCCTCTTCAACGCGCCGCAATATCCCTTCCAGGACAGATGGCTCCGCAAAGACGCAGGGCTCCTCGGCGGGCACGCACGCCTCCGGCTCGACAGCACCCTCACCGATTCCCTCAAAACCCACCCGGATTGCATCGACCGCGCCAACAAACTGGTTGCCTTCAACGCCTTTGCCGACAGCGCCGAAGCCGGCAAGCCCGACGTGCCCTACGCCAGCATCCACCCCCAACGGTTCGATTCCCTGAAAAAGGCGTTCCGTTTCGAGATCATCGAGTATTCGTTTGCGGAGGATAACTATACCGAAAGCCTTTATTACACGATCGCCATGCTGGAAGAGCATCCGGACGATCCGTATCTTATCATGCACGTGGCGCGCATCCTCAACAACTGCTTCTACCTCCAGCGCCTGCACCGCCTGGGCAAGAAGCTGCGGTACCCCTCGCCCGAGAACGCCGAATCGATGAATACGCTCGCCCAGTTCGTACAGAACCTGTACATGGAGGAATACGCGCACATCGCATTCCATTACCTGCAACGGTACCAGGACAAGCTAGGCGCCTATCCTGAGTTCCAATCCGAAATCACCAAAAGCGAAGGCTTCATAAAAATGTAA
- a CDS encoding DUF6770 family protein — MIRHILFCLLTVVCSIQGASAQKTLSLNDAATPSILYSSGTIQRNNQIGGYYFLMQNDKVDKTTNAYALHVLDENLNRVRKIKFNASSNIRLQEAAASDSSMAFLFFYPMDRKYELRIYDHDGELLQTYARTYDSEKRKLHLQNMSQHNESDANRTLFEVGANGYMAVFVRWQGKGTCTYDINFYDVKKHKTTKFSPGVADKDFLRADFLAKTDSLLFLEISNRRSSRASTSIVAFNIHTKKKAFEVNANKEKWQFEPAAVLPVPGQDTIVMVGKYFEKGERHMKSNGKGIAIYRVSRNTGAILTRTYNSWETEINRLYSCNKKGKNAENGYLYLHNAALGPDGKLFVAAEGYSRKVYPFGVVYSTVLLPFHMTPSFTTVANADMVVLEFSNTDKLVKAVTYDKPGTRMMSRMDFLNRHMVARSMRTVGRFGYQFIHPSGNPGHFSICYYSSRSSESESGYFTYLRYNGQKFRQYEVALRTRERTTTVLPAKPGFLLIIEDNRKEKTVEMRMEKIS; from the coding sequence ATGATCCGGCATATACTTTTTTGTTTATTGACAGTCGTATGCAGCATACAGGGCGCTTCCGCACAGAAGACCCTCAGCCTCAACGACGCCGCCACGCCCTCCATCCTCTACAGCAGCGGAACCATCCAGCGGAACAACCAGATCGGCGGGTATTATTTCCTCATGCAGAACGACAAGGTCGATAAAACCACCAACGCCTACGCCCTGCACGTACTGGACGAGAACCTCAACCGCGTCAGGAAAATCAAATTCAACGCCTCCAGCAATATCCGCCTGCAAGAAGCCGCCGCCAGCGACAGCAGCATGGCTTTCCTGTTCTTCTACCCGATGGACAGAAAATATGAACTGCGCATCTACGATCACGACGGCGAGCTGCTGCAAACCTACGCCCGCACCTACGATTCGGAGAAGCGCAAACTGCACCTGCAGAACATGAGCCAGCATAATGAATCAGATGCCAACCGCACCTTGTTTGAAGTGGGCGCCAACGGCTACATGGCCGTGTTCGTACGCTGGCAGGGTAAGGGCACCTGCACCTACGACATCAATTTCTACGACGTAAAAAAGCACAAGACGACGAAGTTCAGTCCGGGTGTGGCCGACAAGGATTTCCTGCGCGCCGATTTCCTCGCCAAAACCGACAGCCTGTTGTTCCTGGAGATTTCCAACCGCCGGTCATCGCGCGCGTCCACGAGCATTGTGGCGTTCAACATCCATACGAAGAAAAAAGCCTTTGAAGTGAATGCCAACAAGGAGAAATGGCAGTTTGAACCGGCGGCGGTATTGCCTGTTCCCGGACAGGATACGATCGTGATGGTAGGCAAGTATTTCGAGAAGGGCGAAAGGCATATGAAAAGCAATGGCAAAGGCATCGCCATCTATCGCGTCAGCCGCAATACCGGCGCCATTCTCACGCGGACATACAATAGCTGGGAAACGGAAATCAACCGGTTGTATTCCTGCAATAAAAAAGGCAAGAACGCCGAAAACGGATACCTCTACCTGCATAACGCCGCGCTCGGGCCCGACGGCAAGCTGTTTGTAGCCGCGGAAGGGTATTCGCGCAAGGTGTATCCTTTTGGCGTGGTGTATTCGACGGTACTGCTACCTTTCCACATGACGCCTTCGTTTACCACGGTAGCCAATGCGGACATGGTGGTCCTGGAATTCAGCAATACCGACAAATTGGTGAAAGCCGTCACATACGATAAGCCGGGAACACGGATGATGTCGCGGATGGATTTCCTGAACCGGCATATGGTGGCGCGTTCGATGCGGACTGTCGGCCGTTTCGGGTACCAGTTTATCCATCCTTCGGGTAATCCGGGTCATTTCTCCATTTGTTATTACAGCAGCCGTTCGTCGGAAAGCGAAAGCGGGTATTTCACTTACCTGCGATACAACGGGCAGAAGTTCCGGCAATACGAAGTGGCGCTGCGCACCCGGGAACGCACGACGACGGTGCTGCCCGCCAAGCCGGGGTTCCTTTTGATCATAGAAGACAACAGGAAGGAAAAAACGGTAGAGATGCGCATGGAAAAAATCAGTTGA